DNA from Acetobacter aceti NBRC 14818:
CGTTCTCCCTGCGTGAAAACACGATGGAATCCCGGCTCATGCAATGCATCTGCCGGAATGGAGACGGCTTTACCCTCTCCGACTTCACGGATCTTGCCGTTTGCTACGGCGTCCCGCACGGCTTTCTGAACCGCGCCTCGTGCCCTTTCCAGAGCACGACGACGGTTTTCAAGATTTTTGCCATGTGGGTTGGATCGTCTATCAATGATATCCAAGTCGCACCCCTGATCTGTGGGCGTATGTCAGGCAGACTGTTTTACGCGCATGTACCATTCAACGAGCCGACGGACCTGTCGTTCCGTGTAGCCGCGTTCCATCATGCGTTCGACGAATTCGTCATGTTTGCGCTCGGTTTCACCATCTTTCTTGGAGCCGAAACTGATGACGGGCAGAAGATCTTCCACCTGACTGAACATCCGTTTTTCGATCACGTCGCGGATTTTCTCGTAGGATGTCCAGGACGGATTGCGTCCCCCGTTGGACGCCCGTGAGCGAAGTGCGAATTTCACCACCTCGTTCCGGAAGTCCTTCGGGTTGGCGATTCCTGCCGGTTTTTCAATCTTTGTCAGCTCAGTGTTCAGGAGATCACGATTGAGCATCTGCCCGGTGTCAGGGTCCTTGAAGTCCTGATCCTCAATCCATGCATCCGCGTAATCGAGATAGCGATCAAACAGATTCTGTCCGTAATCACTGTAACTTTCCAGGTAGGCTTTCTGGATTTCGTTACCGAGGAATTCCGCGTAACGGCCCGCCAGCTCGGATTTCAGAACGGCAAGATAATTCGCCTCCACTTCCGCCGGGAACTGCTCCCGTCTGACCGCATGTTCGAGCACATACATCAGATGGACAGGATCGGCTGAAATCTCCGTTGAATCGTGGTTGAAGGTTGCAGAAAGCACTTTGTAGGCGAAACGGGTGGAAATGCCGTCCATACCCTCATCCACACCGGCAGCATCACGATATTCCTGCATGGTGCGGGCCTTGGGGTCGGTCTCACGGATGTTCTCGCCATCATACACCCGCAGTTTGGCATACTGCGTTGAATTGGGATGTGTTTTCAGCCGCGAGAGCACAGCAAAGCGCGCGAGCATGTCGAGTGTGTTGGGGGCAAGTGGCGCTTCCTTGAGAGCCGATGATTCCACCAGTTTCTCGTAAATCTTCGCTTCTTCCGTCACGCGCAGGCAGTAAGGCACCTTGATGACGCAGACACGGTCAAGGAAGGCTTCATTCGTGCGATTGTTGCGGAAACTCTGCCATTCAGCCTCGTTCGAGTGCGCCAGAATCACACCGGTGAACGGGATGGAACCAATATTCTCCGTGCCGACATAGTTGCCTTCCTGCGTCGCCGTCAGTAGCGGATGCAGCATTTTGATCGGCGCCTTGAACATCTCGACAAACTCGAGAATGCCCTGATTGGCGCGGTTCAGACCGCCCGAGAAGCTGTAGGCGTCCGGATCGTTCTGGCTGAAATGCTCAAGCTGTCGGATATCGACCTTTCCGACGAGAGCCGAGACATCCTGATTGTTGTCATCCCCCGGCTCTGTCTTGGCGATGGCGATCTGCCGCAGCTTGGACGGGTTTAGTTTGACAACGCTGAAGCGCGAAATATCCCCGTCGAACTCCTCCAGCCGCTTGAGCGCCCACGGGCTGGCGATTCCTGTCAGAACACGTCGCGGGATGCCGTAATCGCGTTCAAGCGCCTCACTCATCGTGAAGGGATCGAACAGACCCAGCGGGCTTTCAAAGACAGGGCTGAGATGTCTTCCCGCCTTGAGCACATAAATCGGCTCATGTTCCATCAAGGTCTTGAGGCGTTCACCAAGTGAGGATTTACCACCACCAACAGGGCCAAGCAGATAGAGAATCTGTTTCCGCTCTTCCAACCCCTGAGCGGCATGACGGAAGAA
Protein-coding regions in this window:
- a CDS encoding PrkA family serine protein kinase; protein product: MASVSDVFSLATAMRDRHRETEMSLAEYLEACRTDPSCYASAAERMLKAIGEPVMVDTSRDPRQSRIFMNRTLRVYPAFKDFYGMEETIEQIVGFFRHAAQGLEERKQILYLLGPVGGGKSSLGERLKTLMEHEPIYVLKAGRHLSPVFESPLGLFDPFTMSEALERDYGIPRRVLTGIASPWALKRLEEFDGDISRFSVVKLNPSKLRQIAIAKTEPGDDNNQDVSALVGKVDIRQLEHFSQNDPDAYSFSGGLNRANQGILEFVEMFKAPIKMLHPLLTATQEGNYVGTENIGSIPFTGVILAHSNEAEWQSFRNNRTNEAFLDRVCVIKVPYCLRVTEEAKIYEKLVESSALKEAPLAPNTLDMLARFAVLSRLKTHPNSTQYAKLRVYDGENIRETDPKARTMQEYRDAAGVDEGMDGISTRFAYKVLSATFNHDSTEISADPVHLMYVLEHAVRREQFPAEVEANYLAVLKSELAGRYAEFLGNEIQKAYLESYSDYGQNLFDRYLDYADAWIEDQDFKDPDTGQMLNRDLLNTELTKIEKPAGIANPKDFRNEVVKFALRSRASNGGRNPSWTSYEKIRDVIEKRMFSQVEDLLPVISFGSKKDGETERKHDEFVERMMERGYTERQVRRLVEWYMRVKQSA